One genomic segment of Balaenoptera musculus isolate JJ_BM4_2016_0621 chromosome 11, mBalMus1.pri.v3, whole genome shotgun sequence includes these proteins:
- the LOC118904249 gene encoding uncharacterized protein LOC118904249, with product MCSRGWYLCKDCHPFAPLEAPVVGVRQHHFYEHVVVGGGIESVYVETQERKHASVQGNRTRRFKSERLGTGPRSRTTFRSLQTNRIPVGPNPLPGPALVAGALVLALVARMRPAETLAPKTAGAHALCSERVATLGAFPHPRLLARLQGPAYRRPGVPRKSSFVDKPQFPLPPPPRQSRTTQVLSAPALRGPSALRSPALFRNDHLGLVAVELEPQRPVAQENIPTLTGHQRFAWTLGKRQWVFCGKQKSECQNCRTAVDGNNHHVATEKYYREITCTSLTGSAESMEINVSTEGTSMMQVWQDVYTTGGQNQILLTRASGDMGSWNLPSRPELRGPLVPPGPGLGFGGRRGPSRLPGRRSKPLNRARVGKRDCPVGQALRCERGFCGRPNPATRSAGTRGARGAANSASRESPRAPRSRRTPASPCTVAPTHGPAGVLSKKCRFQAGVGTQTSAPGTGGASPSVGSRFLPRGRLRTPKALRVALGQWSASVPLGPFVWNKKILGVGPT from the exons ATGTGCAGTCGTGGTTGGTACTTGTGTAAAGACT GTCACCCATTTGCCCCCCTGGAAGCGCCAGTGGTTGGGGTCCGCCAGCACCACTTCTACGAACACGTTGTAGTGGGCGGTGGGATTGAGTCCGTTTATGTTGAAACTCAAGAAAGGAAACATGCGTCTGTGCAAGGGAACAGAACCAGGAGATTTAAATCGGAACGCCTGGGCACAGGCCCACGCTCAAGGACGACATTTAGAAGTCTACAGACGAACAGAATACCG GTCGGGCCTAACCCACTACCCGGACCAGCCCTCGTTGCCGGCGCTCTGGTCCTCGCGCTCGTCGCCCGGATGCGCCCCGCGGAGACCCTGGCGCCTAAAACTGCGGGAGCCCATGCCCTATGCTCAGAGAGGGTAGCCACCCTTGGAGCCTTCCCGCATCCGCGGCTCCTCGCCCGCCTTCAGGGACCGGCGTACCGCCGGCCGGGCGTACCTAGGAAATCCAGCTTTGTGGACAAGCCCCAGTTTCCACTTCCGCCTCCTCCTCGTCAGTCCAG GACCACACAGGTCCTCTCTGCCCCCGCGCTTCGGGGCCCCTCCGCGCTGCGCTCACCTGCCCTGTTTCGTAATGATCATCTCGGTTTGGTGGCGGTGGAACTTGAGCCACAGAGGCCGGTTGCACAG GAAAACATTCCAACATTAACCGGTCACCAGCGCTTCGCCTGGACTCTGGGCAAACGTCAATGGGTTTTTTGTG gaaaacagaaaagtgaatGCCAGAATTGCAGGACAGCTGTTGATGGGAACAACCACCATGTAGCCACTGAGAAATATTATCGTGAAATCACTTGCACATCACTAACAGGATCAGCAGAATCAATGGAAATTAATGTTTCAACAGAAGGCACCTCTATGATGCAGGTGTGGCAGGATGTCTACACAACAGGTGGGCAGAATCAAATCCTGTTGACCAGAGCTTCAGGTGACATGGGCAGCTGGAATCTCCCATCCAGGCCCGAG CTGCGCGGGCCGCTGGTCCCACCTGGGCCTGGGCTGGGATTTGGGGGACGTCGGGGCCCTTCTCGTCTCCCCGGCAGACGCTCGAAGCCTCTGAATCGCGCCCGGGTCGGGAAGAGGGACTGCCCGGTGGGTCAGGCCCTCCGCTGCGAGCGGGGCTTCTGCGGCCGCCCGAACCCCGCGACGCGCAGCGCGGGGACGCGCGGCGCCCGCGGAGCAGCCAACTCCGCCTCCAGGGAGTCTCCAAGGGCTCCGCGCTCCCGGCGAACGCCAGCATCACCGTGCACCGTCGCCCCCACCCACGGACCGGCAGGCGTCCTGAGCAAAAAATGCCGATTCCAGGCAGGGGTTGGAACCCAGACGTCTGCTCCCGGGACAGGAGGGGCCTCCCCGAGCGTGGGTTCCCGGTTTTTGCCCCGCGGCCGGCTTCGAACTCCAAAGGCACTCCGGGTTGCCCTCGGGCAGTGGAGCGCCTCAGTTCCCCTTGGTCCCTTTGTCTGGAATAAAAAGATATTGGGGGTGGGTCCCACATAA
- the EOMES gene encoding eomesodermin homolog isoform X1, whose translation MQLGEQLLVSSVNLPGAHFYPLEGARGGGGGSAGHLPGAAPSPQRLDLDKAPKKFSGSLSCEAGSGEPAAAGAGAPAAMLSDADAGDAFAGTAAVAKPGPPDGRKGSPCGEEELPSAAAAAAAAAAAASARYSMDSLSSERYYLQSPGPQGSELAAPCSLFPYQAAAGAPHGSVYPAPNGARYPYGSMLPPGGFPAAVCPPGRAQFGPGAGASGGAGGSGGGGAPGAYQYGQGAPLYGPYSGAAAAGSCGGLGGLGVPGSGFRAHVYLCNRPLWLKFHRHQTEMIITKQGRRMFPFLSFNINGLNPTAHYNVFVEVVLADPNHWRFQGGKWVTCGKADNNMQGNKMYVHPESPNTGSHWMRQEISFGKLKLTNNKGANNNNTQMIVLQSLHKYQPRLHIVEVTEDGVEDLNEPSKTQTFIFSETQFIAVTAYQNTDITQLKIDHNPFAKGFRDNYDSMYTASENDRLTPSPTDSPRSHQIVPGGRYGIQSFFPEPFVNTLPQARYYNGERTVPQTNGLLSPQQSEEVANPPQRWLVTPVQQPGTNKLDIGSYESEYTSSTLLPYGIKSLPLQTSHALGYYPDPTFPAMAGWGGRGSYQRKMAAGLPWTSRTSPPVFSEDQLSKEKVKEEISSSWIETPPSIKSLDSNDSGVYTSACKRRRLSPSSSSNENSPSIKCEDINAEEYSKDTSKGMGGYYAFYTTP comes from the exons ATGCAGTTAGGGGAGCAGCTCTTGGTGAGCTCGGTGAACCTGCCCGGCGCGCACTTCTACCCGCTGGAGGGGGCGCGAGGCGGTGGCGGCGGGAGCGCCGGCCACCTCCCGGGAGCGGCCCCCTCGCCTCAGAGGCTGGACTTAGACAAAGCGCCCAAGAAGTTCTCGGGCAGCCTCTCGTGCGAGGCAGGGAGCGGGGAGCCCGCAGCCGCCGGTGCGGGGGCCCCCGCGGCCATGCTCAGTGACGCCGACGCCGGGGACGCCTTTGCTGGCACCGCGGCCGTGGCCAAGCCGGGGCCCCCGGACGGCCGCAAGGGCTCCCCCTGCGGGGAGGAGGAGCTgccctccgccgccgccgccgccgccgcggccgccgccgccgccagcgcGCGCTACTCCATGGACAGCCTGAGCTCGGAGCGCTACTACCTCCAGTCCCCTGGGCCTCAGGGCTCCGAGCTGGCCGCGCCCTGCTCGCTGTTCCCGTACCAGGCGGCGGCCGGGGCGCCCCACGGATCTGTGTACCCGGCTCCCAACGGGGCGCGCTACCCCTACGGCTCCATGCTGCCCCCCGGCGGCTTCCCCGCGGCCGTGTGCCCACCCGGCAGGGCGCAGTTCGGCCCGGGAGCAGGCGCGAGCGGCGGCGCGGGCGGCAGCGGCGGGGGAGGCGCCCCGGGCGCCTATCAGTACGGCCAGGGGGCTCCGCTCTACGGGCCGTACTCCGGGGCAGCAGCCGCGGGTTCCTGCGGAGGACTGGGGGGCCTGGGGGTTCCCGGCTCCGGCTTCCGCGCCCACGTCTACCTGTGCAACCGGCCTCTGTGGCTCAAGTTCCACCGCCACCAAACCGAGATGATCATTACGAAACAGGGCAG ACGCATGTTTCCTTTCTTGAGTTTCAACATAAACGGACTCAATCCCACCGCCCACTACAACGTGTTCGTAGAAGTGGTGCTGGCGGACCCCAACCACTGGCGCTTCCAGGGGGGCAAATGGGTGACCTGCGGAAAAGCCGACAATAACATGCAGG GCAACAAAATGTATGTTCACCCAGAGTCTCCTAATACTGGTTCCCACTGGATGAGACAGGAGATTTCCTTTGGGAAATTAAAACTCACCAATAACAAAGGCGCAAATAACAACAACACCCAG ATGATAGTCTTACAGTCTTTACACAAGTACCAACCACGACTGCACATCGTTGAAGTCACAGAGGATGGCGTGGAGGACTTGAACGAGCCCTCCAAGACTCAGACCTTCATCTTCTCAGAAACGCAGTTCATTGCAGTGACTGCCTACCAAAACACCGAT ATAACTCAACTAAAGATTGATCACAACCCCTTTGCAAAAGGGTTCAGGGACAACTATGACTC CATGTACACCGCTTCCGAAAATGACAGGTTAACTCCATCTCCCACGGATTCTCCTAGATCCCATCAGATTGTCCCCGGAGGTCGGTACGGCATTCAGTCCTTCTTCCCGGAGCCCTTTGTCAACACTTTACCTCAAGCCCGATATTATAATGGCGAGAGAACCGTGCCACAGACCAACGGCCTCCTTTCACCCCAACAGAGCGAAGAGGTGGCCAACCCTCCCCAGCGATGGCTTGTCACACCTGTCCAGCAACCTGGGACCAACAAACTAGACATCGGTTCCTATGAGTCTGAATATACTTCCAGCACCTTGCTCCCATATGGTATTAAATCCTTGCCCCTCCAGACATCCCATGCCCTGGGGTATTACCCTGACCCCACCTTCCCTGCAATGGCAGGGTGGGGAGGTAGAGGTTCTTATCAAAGGAAGATGGCAGCTGGACTCCCATGGACTTCCAGGACAAGCCCCCCTGTGTTCTCTGAAGATCAGCTCTCCAAGGagaaagtcaaagaagaaattagctCTTCTTGGATAGAGACACCCCCGTCCATCAAGTCTCTTGACTCCAATGATTCAGGGGTGTACACCAGTGCTTGTAAGCGAAGGCGGCTGTCTCCCAGCTCCTCTAGCAATGAAAATTCTCCCTCCATAAAGTGCGAGGACATCAATGCTGAAGAGTACAGTAAAGACACCTCAAAAGGCATGGGGGGGTATTATGCTTTTTACACGACTCCCTAA
- the EOMES gene encoding eomesodermin homolog isoform X2 has protein sequence MQLGEQLLVSSVNLPGAHFYPLEGARGGGGGSAGHLPGAAPSPQRLDLDKAPKKFSGSLSCEAGSGEPAAAGAGAPAAMLSDADAGDAFAGTAAVAKPGPPDGRKGSPCGEEELPSAAAAAAAAAAAASARYSMDSLSSERYYLQSPGPQGSELAAPCSLFPYQAAAGAPHGSVYPAPNGARYPYGSMLPPGGFPAAVCPPGRAQFGPGAGASGGAGGSGGGGAPGAYQYGQGAPLYGPYSGAAAAGSCGGLGGLGVPGSGFRAHVYLCNRPLWLKFHRHQTEMIITKQGRRMFPFLSFNINGLNPTAHYNVFVEVVLADPNHWRFQGGKWVTCGKADNNMQGNKMYVHPESPNTGSHWMRQEISFGKLKLTNNKGANNNNTQMIVLQSLHKYQPRLHIVEVTEDGVEDLNEPSKTQTFIFSETQFIAVTAYQNTDITQLKIDHNPFAKGFRDNYDSSHQIVPGGRYGIQSFFPEPFVNTLPQARYYNGERTVPQTNGLLSPQQSEEVANPPQRWLVTPVQQPGTNKLDIGSYESEYTSSTLLPYGIKSLPLQTSHALGYYPDPTFPAMAGWGGRGSYQRKMAAGLPWTSRTSPPVFSEDQLSKEKVKEEISSSWIETPPSIKSLDSNDSGVYTSACKRRRLSPSSSSNENSPSIKCEDINAEEYSKDTSKGMGGYYAFYTTP, from the exons ATGCAGTTAGGGGAGCAGCTCTTGGTGAGCTCGGTGAACCTGCCCGGCGCGCACTTCTACCCGCTGGAGGGGGCGCGAGGCGGTGGCGGCGGGAGCGCCGGCCACCTCCCGGGAGCGGCCCCCTCGCCTCAGAGGCTGGACTTAGACAAAGCGCCCAAGAAGTTCTCGGGCAGCCTCTCGTGCGAGGCAGGGAGCGGGGAGCCCGCAGCCGCCGGTGCGGGGGCCCCCGCGGCCATGCTCAGTGACGCCGACGCCGGGGACGCCTTTGCTGGCACCGCGGCCGTGGCCAAGCCGGGGCCCCCGGACGGCCGCAAGGGCTCCCCCTGCGGGGAGGAGGAGCTgccctccgccgccgccgccgccgccgcggccgccgccgccgccagcgcGCGCTACTCCATGGACAGCCTGAGCTCGGAGCGCTACTACCTCCAGTCCCCTGGGCCTCAGGGCTCCGAGCTGGCCGCGCCCTGCTCGCTGTTCCCGTACCAGGCGGCGGCCGGGGCGCCCCACGGATCTGTGTACCCGGCTCCCAACGGGGCGCGCTACCCCTACGGCTCCATGCTGCCCCCCGGCGGCTTCCCCGCGGCCGTGTGCCCACCCGGCAGGGCGCAGTTCGGCCCGGGAGCAGGCGCGAGCGGCGGCGCGGGCGGCAGCGGCGGGGGAGGCGCCCCGGGCGCCTATCAGTACGGCCAGGGGGCTCCGCTCTACGGGCCGTACTCCGGGGCAGCAGCCGCGGGTTCCTGCGGAGGACTGGGGGGCCTGGGGGTTCCCGGCTCCGGCTTCCGCGCCCACGTCTACCTGTGCAACCGGCCTCTGTGGCTCAAGTTCCACCGCCACCAAACCGAGATGATCATTACGAAACAGGGCAG ACGCATGTTTCCTTTCTTGAGTTTCAACATAAACGGACTCAATCCCACCGCCCACTACAACGTGTTCGTAGAAGTGGTGCTGGCGGACCCCAACCACTGGCGCTTCCAGGGGGGCAAATGGGTGACCTGCGGAAAAGCCGACAATAACATGCAGG GCAACAAAATGTATGTTCACCCAGAGTCTCCTAATACTGGTTCCCACTGGATGAGACAGGAGATTTCCTTTGGGAAATTAAAACTCACCAATAACAAAGGCGCAAATAACAACAACACCCAG ATGATAGTCTTACAGTCTTTACACAAGTACCAACCACGACTGCACATCGTTGAAGTCACAGAGGATGGCGTGGAGGACTTGAACGAGCCCTCCAAGACTCAGACCTTCATCTTCTCAGAAACGCAGTTCATTGCAGTGACTGCCTACCAAAACACCGAT ATAACTCAACTAAAGATTGATCACAACCCCTTTGCAAAAGGGTTCAGGGACAACTATGACTC ATCCCATCAGATTGTCCCCGGAGGTCGGTACGGCATTCAGTCCTTCTTCCCGGAGCCCTTTGTCAACACTTTACCTCAAGCCCGATATTATAATGGCGAGAGAACCGTGCCACAGACCAACGGCCTCCTTTCACCCCAACAGAGCGAAGAGGTGGCCAACCCTCCCCAGCGATGGCTTGTCACACCTGTCCAGCAACCTGGGACCAACAAACTAGACATCGGTTCCTATGAGTCTGAATATACTTCCAGCACCTTGCTCCCATATGGTATTAAATCCTTGCCCCTCCAGACATCCCATGCCCTGGGGTATTACCCTGACCCCACCTTCCCTGCAATGGCAGGGTGGGGAGGTAGAGGTTCTTATCAAAGGAAGATGGCAGCTGGACTCCCATGGACTTCCAGGACAAGCCCCCCTGTGTTCTCTGAAGATCAGCTCTCCAAGGagaaagtcaaagaagaaattagctCTTCTTGGATAGAGACACCCCCGTCCATCAAGTCTCTTGACTCCAATGATTCAGGGGTGTACACCAGTGCTTGTAAGCGAAGGCGGCTGTCTCCCAGCTCCTCTAGCAATGAAAATTCTCCCTCCATAAAGTGCGAGGACATCAATGCTGAAGAGTACAGTAAAGACACCTCAAAAGGCATGGGGGGGTATTATGCTTTTTACACGACTCCCTAA